CTATATTTCGGGATTACCCATGATTAATTGAATAAGTTCTTCCTCGATGATACCACAGTGATTGATAAGAAAATCTTTAATGGTTTCGGGTAGTAGCTCTAATTTGGAAATGATTTTATAACCAGCTAAAATAGCGCTGGCAAAATGAACTGGTTTAATCCCCTGATGATGAATAAATCTCAATCCGTTCACTAACCGCTCGCTTGGCTTTAATTTCTCCAATATCCCACGAATACCTCTGTCAATTGAATCATGAAAGAATGGATTGTATATTCTCTCTAAAAGATTTTCGCCATAATCTTTCAAATCACGTAAAGGAAAATCAGGGTGAGCTCGATGTAAAGCCGGGATGATTTCGTTAAACAGCATTTTTTCAGCTTTTTCCTTTAATTTATGATCAACATCGGAAAAATATTTTATTCCATCTAGAAAAGCATGATAGGCAATAAAAGCATGAGTTCCGTTATGGGCGAAGAATTTAATATCTTCCCAGGTTGAAAAAATATCAGGTTCAATCAGAGTGAAAACCGGAGAAAATTGTTCAGATGAGCATGCTGCAACATTGAGCGGAAGGTAGTCATAAGCTTCAACTACCAACCTGTCAGGAAGGTTTTTCCAAAGTGGTTTATAACCATAACCACTTTCTTCCTGTGTGGTAAAGCGGCACATCCGAGACATCACAGTATCAACCACCTTACTGGCTTTAAAAAATTTTTGATAGATTTGAGCCAAGTTACGTCCGTTTTCACATAAAAGGATACAATTCCCCCTCATTTGTTCGTTGAGTATTGGGGCAATCTGGGATATAACGATCGGTAAATTCTGATTTCCTACCGTGGTAAAAATCAGATCGGCTTCAGTAATTACTTTATAAAAGTCATTTTTTTCTTTTTCTTGGTCAAGATTAAAGACATTAAATCGTCCTTGAATCGAGACAGATTCTATGCCATCAAGATGGCAGATGTTGAGAATATACTGCTGTTGATTTTGAAGTTCTTTCAAAAATGGAGTTTTTATGTTCTTATCAGCAAAAGTGATTTCATAATCCAGAGCTAATCGTTCACCTAAAAAACCTAATGCCAAGGCTCCGGCTCCAATAATAACTGCCTTTTTACTCATAATCGGGATTCCCAGGGATAGAGAACCGGTTTAAGCCCATCAGCTGATGTGGTAAAAAATTCTTGAGGGGAGTCATCAAAGGTAAATTTCCTGGATGAAGTAAAGCCTTGGAAAGATAATTTTCCTTCATAAAGCCATTGTAATACCGCTTTCATCGCATCGGTTGAACAACCACTGGTTCCAATGGTTTTGGCACAACGATAATGGTTCTGATCAATGTCGACTTGATCGACCAAAGAATGGGTTCCCCCAAAACAAGCTCCGACTCCATACCCTTCTCGGGTATAAAGCATAAGCATAAGCCGCTGGGCATTTGGATCAGAACAGGCACACACTACATCATCGAATAAATATCCTCTGGTCATTTCTTCCAAATCATGAACGATTTTTTCTTCTTGTAAAAGTCTTTCTTGAATAGTGGAATTTATGAGCTGAGGAACAACATAAACATTGACTTGGTTTTTTAAAATTTGATGAATGAGTTTTTCTTTTTTTTCAGATCGAACCACCATAACCACTTCACTCGCACCTTCTAATATTGCCAATGAAGCATAAAGCATACTGACCGTTCCCGAACCGATAATGCAGGTTTTCCCACCAGATTGTATACCGGCTTTATAGATATGCCTCCCCTCCTTGTCTACTCCAACTGGATGAGGAGTGGCATAAATCGACTCCAAGGCACAAGCTGCTGGTTCTATCAAACAGGCTTCTTCATCAGAAACTATCTCAGGAACTCGAATCACTGACTCTGAACGTATCATATCTTCAGGAACTCTCATATATTGAGCATATCCGCCATTAATTTGAAAAGAAAGGTTGGCTATCGGTTTGGGAATAAGCATCAAGCCATTTTTATAGCGAGCTATGCGGGATTGGAAGGTCACTCTCTCAACAACAGAAAAACTGAGATAATCAGGGGATAATTTTTTTCCTTGAGCATATCCTATCCCTTCATTACAATTTTTAACATTATTACCAACCTCAACAATAGTTCCAATCAACTCATGACCAAGAACGACGGGAGCATAAGGGTCGACGTTTTTGTGACCATGTAAGAAAATTGATTTATCGGTTCCACAACGGGCACACATCAAAACCTTGACAATTAAATCATTTGGACCACAATCCAAGTCAAGGGTTTCCAACGTAACCTGTTCGGGATGGCCATGGTATACAAATGCCTTGGAATGATAAGAATTCATATCCCTCTCCTTTTATAAGATAAATATTGGCGGTACAATAGCACTAAACAATTATTAATGCTCATTAAATTAAAAACAAATAAGGACTCGATATGTCTTAAAGGAGTCCTTATTTTAATAAATCATCTCTTATAATCTTTTGACCATAATTGTTTATCCCAATTGGCGAATCATTCAATGGCTTGGCCTTCCCCCCAAAAGAGGCGTTCCTTCTTCAATTTCAGTTTGTTAATAGAAATCTTATTTTAAATTTTAATAAGACGAATCTATACTATTCTTTTAAAGCACCAAAGGTAAGGCCTCGTACTAAGTATTTTTGAACAAAACCAATAAAAATTATTGCTGGAATGATGGCCACTACCCCTCCTGCCGAAAGCTCTCCCCATTTAATTTCATAATATCCGATAAACCGAGCAACTACAACAGGTAGAGTTCGAGAATTCCCTCCCGCAAGGACACTGGCAAATATAAAGTCATTCCAAGAAAAGATAAACCCTAAAATTGCCGTGGAAATTATTCCATTAATAGAAAGGGGAAGAATGATCTTAAAAAAAGATCCTAAGGTGCTGCAACCATCGATTTGTGCGGACTCCTCTAACTCGTAAGGAATTTCCCGAAAAAATCCTCTCATAACCCATATCGTCAACGCTAAGTTAATCGTAATGTGCATCAATATGAGAGAGATACGAGTATCGGTTAGGTTAAACCTTCTGAACATGAGATAAAAAGGAAGAAGAACACCAATTGGTGGAGCCATTCGGGTACTTAAAATCCAAAATGCTAAGTCCTTCTTTCTTTTAAAGTTAAATCTTTCCAAAGCATAGGCTCCCGGTAAACCAATAATAAGAACTATCGCCAAAGATATCCCTGCGACTAATAAACTGTTTTTGAAAGCATTAATAAAGTCTTGATTTTTAAGTATACTTTCATAATTTTCAGCGGTCGGTTGAAAAAACCACTTGGGAGGAATGCTCATAGAATCTACTGAATTTTTAAAAGAGGTAGTAACCATCCAGATTATGGGAAAAAGCATTATTATAACAATACCTAAAACAATAATAAAAGCGATCCGGTTTTTAAGTATTTCTATTCCTTTCCAGCTTCTCATCTTGAATAATTTCCTCCATTAAATCTTTACTTTAAAATGCTTTCCTCAAAACCAGTCCTGCGAATCACAAACAGGGTAACAATATTGATTAAAAATAGAAAAATTATGACTAAAGATCCAGAATAACCTATGTCAAGGTTACGAAAAGCATTAAGATAAATATTTATGTTCAGGGTCTCTGAGGCATGCCCAGGTCCACCCCCGGTAAGTGAGTAGATAATATCGAAAGTACGGAAACTATCAATTAGCCGAAAGACAAATGCTATGCTTATAATTGGTTTTAAAAGAGGCAAGGTTATATTTTTTAAGGTTTGAAAACCAGTTGCTCCTTCAATTTTGGCAGCTTCATACGGTTCTTTGGGGAGCGACATAAGTCCCGAGGAAATAATTAAAATCATGAAAGGAGACCATTGCCAGGTATCGACAATAACTAAGGAAGGTATCACCGAATTGTATCCAGCAATCCACTCGGAACCTTGCAGACCTATTTTCTGAAAGACATAATTGATAATTCCCAAAGAAGGGCTAAACATAATTCTCCATATGTAGGCGGTTGCAACGGGCATTGCAACCATGGGTAAAATCAATAGAGTACGCAAAATGTTTTTTCCTTTAAATTCTCTCCCAAAAAGCAATCCAACCCCTAATCCGATGAGTAATTGTAAGATTATTCCAAGACCACTAAAATAGAAGGTCGTTTTTAACGAATTCCAAAATTCCTGGTTGGTTAAGGCTTTAATAAAATTACTCAGCCCTATAAAATGTTTTTGATTTGGGTAAATTAAATCATAGTTCTGAACACTTGCCCAAAGGTTATAAAAAAAAGGAAAAAGCGTAAACAGAATTAGGGTTATGATGCTTGGCAAAAGGAGATAATACACTATTTTATGGCGTTGAGAAATTTTTTTTATCATTCCTTTTCCCTCATATTTCAAAGATTTCTCTCTACTATTCTTTGATAGGGGCTTCTAGTATATTTATTGAGCCCCTATCAAAGTAGATTCTATGACTTTTTATTCCATTTTCATGACTTCTAAGGTTTGTGCTTGGGCTTTTGCCATTCCATCGGCCACTGATATTTGTCCTAAGAACATTTCTTGCAAGAGAGCTTCAACAATATCAGCTAAAGGTCCAAATTCTTTTACTCTGGGGAATCGATACAAACCAGAGAACTGATTCATGGTAGCTGAACTGGCTTCAATCCAATCTGGAACTGTTGGATATTTATTTTTCAAAGTTTCACTTTGCCATATTGAGTTTCTCATGATTTCGGTTGTATCAATACCTAATCTCAGAGCTATGTCTTTGCTGGTTGCCCATTGAATAAACAACCATCCAGCTTCTTTCGATTTAGAAACGCTACTCATACCCCAATGCCAAGCAGTACCTGCAGCTGGCGCATTATTTCCATCGGGAGCTGGCGGTAATAATGCATAAGCAACTTTACCAGCAACTTGAGACCGAGAAGGATCTTCAAACGAGCTCATAAATATATTAGCGTCACCAGCAAATATTGCTGCTTTGCCTTGGGCAAAATCTGAACTCGCTTCATACCAACTATAATTAACCGCTCCAGCTGGTCCTGCATCTTTGAGAAGTTTTAAGTACATTTCAGTTCCAGCAATAACCTGCGGACTATCCAATTCTGGTCGTTTAGTTTCAGTATTGAGCCAGGATCCACCATAATTTTGAATGTAACCATTCCATGGCCAGTGAGTACCGGCACCTCTTGCTAATCTTAAAACGACTCCAGCATGGTTGGGTGGATTATTTAATTTTACGGCATCATCATAGAGTTCATCCATATTGTTCGGATAAAGAAGTCCCGCTTCTTCAAATAGATCTTTTCTGTAGAAAACAATTTGATTATCAGGAGCAATTGGTATTCCGTATAATTTACCGTTAATCACCACAGCACTTAAACTACCGGCAGGGTAATCCTCGAAATCATACCATGCTTTATCAGTCAAGCTCGAATTTTCCAAATATGGTTCTAAAGGTTCTAACCATCCGCCTGCTTCATACATGGTGGAATAAGCATGGCTTAACATAAATACATCAGATACAGGATTTCCTGATGAAAGGTCAATAATGATCTTACGAAAGAACTCAGCTTCTGGATAATCATCAATAGCAACTTTAATTCCAGTAAGTTTTTCAAACTCAGGAACGATATTTTTCAAATAAGTAATCGCATCTCGGCTACATGCCATAACACGAATTGATTGCCCATTAGACTGATTCCAGTCAATTTTTGCTGCATCAGGTCCGGGAAATTCTGCCGAAAAAACGCTCAAAGAAAAGAATACTACAAATGAGAGACTTAAAATAACTGTTAAAAATGACTTTTTCATACTTTCAGCTCCTTTCATTTTTTAAAAAAAGATAACGATACTATTTTTTCTCATTACACCTCCTTTTTTTGTTTTAACGATATTAATTCTCCTTCAAAAAACTAAACTATCCCTATTGCTCATTTCCTGCTAATTCTTTAGCAACAATTTGATCGGTTATAAGGACATCAACATAACCAGACTTTAGACTGGCAAGAATTGCTTCCTTTTTCCGTAAAGATCCTGCAATTGCGATTATTTTTTTAGCTTTTTTTAATTG
The sequence above is drawn from the Candidatus Atribacteria bacterium ADurb.Bin276 genome and encodes:
- the sugA_11 gene encoding Trehalose transport system permease protein SugA; this encodes MIKKISQRHKIVYYLLLPSIITLILFTLFPFFYNLWASVQNYDLIYPNQKHFIGLSNFIKALTNQEFWNSLKTTFYFSGLGIILQLLIGLGVGLLFGREFKGKNILRTLLILPMVAMPVATAYIWRIMFSPSLGIINYVFQKIGLQGSEWIAGYNSVIPSLVIVDTWQWSPFMILIISSGLMSLPKEPYEAAKIEGATGFQTLKNITLPLLKPIISIAFVFRLIDSFRTFDIIYSLTGGGPGHASETLNINIYLNAFRNLDIGYSGSLVIIFLFLINIVTLFVIRRTGFEESILK
- a CDS encoding D-arabitol-phosphate dehydrogenase; this translates as MNSYHSKAFVYHGHPEQVTLETLDLDCGPNDLIVKVLMCARCGTDKSIFLHGHKNVDPYAPVVLGHELIGTIVEVGNNVKNCNEGIGYAQGKKLSPDYLSFSVVERVTFQSRIARYKNGLMLIPKPIANLSFQINGGYAQYMRVPEDMIRSESVIRVPEIVSDEEACLIEPAACALESIYATPHPVGVDKEGRHIYKAGIQSGGKTCIIGSGTVSMLYASLAILEGASEVVMVVRSEKKEKLIHQILKNQVNVYVVPQLINSTIQERLLQEEKIVHDLEEMTRGYLFDDVVCACSDPNAQRLMLMLYTREGYGVGACFGGTHSLVDQVDIDQNHYRCAKTIGTSGCSTDAMKAVLQWLYEGKLSFQGFTSSRKFTFDDSPQEFFTTSADGLKPVLYPWESRL
- the sugB_14 gene encoding Trehalose transport system permease protein SugB, which encodes MRSWKGIEILKNRIAFIIVLGIVIIMLFPIIWMVTTSFKNSVDSMSIPPKWFFQPTAENYESILKNQDFINAFKNSLLVAGISLAIVLIIGLPGAYALERFNFKRKKDLAFWILSTRMAPPIGVLLPFYLMFRRFNLTDTRISLILMHITINLALTIWVMRGFFREIPYELEESAQIDGCSTLGSFFKIILPLSINGIISTAILGFIFSWNDFIFASVLAGGNSRTLPVVVARFIGYYEIKWGELSAGGVVAIIPAIIFIGFVQKYLVRGLTFGALKE
- the mtlD_2 gene encoding Mannitol-1-phosphate 5-dehydrogenase, which produces MSKKAVIIGAGALALGFLGERLALDYEITFADKNIKTPFLKELQNQQQYILNICHLDGIESVSIQGRFNVFNLDQEKEKNDFYKVITEADLIFTTVGNQNLPIVISQIAPILNEQMRGNCILLCENGRNLAQIYQKFFKASKVVDTVMSRMCRFTTQEESGYGYKPLWKNLPDRLVVEAYDYLPLNVAACSSEQFSPVFTLIEPDIFSTWEDIKFFAHNGTHAFIAYHAFLDGIKYFSDVDHKLKEKAEKMLFNEIIPALHRAHPDFPLRDLKDYGENLLERIYNPFFHDSIDRGIRGILEKLKPSERLVNGLRFIHHQGIKPVHFASAILAGYKIISKLELLPETIKDFLINHCGIIEEELIQLIMGNPEI
- a CDS encoding putative ABC transporter-binding protein precursor, which gives rise to MKKSFLTVILSLSFVVFFSLSVFSAEFPGPDAAKIDWNQSNGQSIRVMACSRDAITYLKNIVPEFEKLTGIKVAIDDYPEAEFFRKIIIDLSSGNPVSDVFMLSHAYSTMYEAGGWLEPLEPYLENSSLTDKAWYDFEDYPAGSLSAVVINGKLYGIPIAPDNQIVFYRKDLFEEAGLLYPNNMDELYDDAVKLNNPPNHAGVVLRLARGAGTHWPWNGYIQNYGGSWLNTETKRPELDSPQVIAGTEMYLKLLKDAGPAGAVNYSWYEASSDFAQGKAAIFAGDANIFMSSFEDPSRSQVAGKVAYALLPPAPDGNNAPAAGTAWHWGMSSVSKSKEAGWLFIQWATSKDIALRLGIDTTEIMRNSIWQSETLKNKYPTVPDWIEASSATMNQFSGLYRFPRVKEFGPLADIVEALLQEMFLGQISVADGMAKAQAQTLEVMKME